A genomic window from Candidatus Schekmanbacteria bacterium includes:
- a CDS encoding pyridoxamine 5'-phosphate oxidase family protein, protein MDYPYGITLEERQLQIKHNIKKLGIPLKELNKKELEEEIKRFLKRKQCLTLATIGPDGYPRTSLLDYQSDGLTIYMVSEGGEKFRNLEYSNKVAISIGFSDGTAQSEYGLTMQGEAKVYKAPSPNYMKALLKLRPFLEEWGKALLPMENVVKRAFTARAIVVEPIRMTYMNIPDGVPLMSWEK, encoded by the coding sequence ATGGATTATCCATATGGAATCACACTCGAAGAGAGACAGCTTCAGATAAAACATAATATTAAAAAGTTAGGGATACCACTGAAGGAATTAAATAAAAAGGAACTTGAAGAGGAGATAAAGAGATTTTTGAAACGTAAACAATGTTTAACTCTTGCCACGATAGGTCCAGACGGCTATCCACGCACAAGCCTTCTTGATTATCAGAGTGATGGGTTGACCATTTATATGGTCAGTGAAGGAGGAGAAAAATTCAGAAATTTGGAATATTCAAACAAGGTAGCAATTTCTATTGGATTTTCTGATGGTACTGCACAGTCAGAATATGGTTTGACGATGCAGGGTGAAGCAAAAGTTTATAAAGCTCCCTCTCCAAACTATATGAAAGCTCTTTTAAAATTGCGTCCTTTCCTTGAAGAATGGGGGAAAGCTCTTCTTCCAATGGAAAATGTCGTTAAAAGAGCTTTTACAGCCCGTGCAATAGTAGTTGAACCTATTCGAATGACTTATATGAATATTCCTGATGGAGTGCCATTGATGAGTTGGGAAAAGTAA
- a CDS encoding radical SAM protein, with amino-acid sequence MATKKSAKRVLLINPWIYDFAAFDFWLKPLGILYLLSFLKRNEIETYFIDCLDRHDNDLSLLGGIGLIKDKNYGCGNFHKEKIEKPDILKDVPRNYYRYGLPLKIVEEKISKIPVPDYVLITSMMTYWYPAIKDIIKIVREFFPKTKVILGGIYASLCPNHALEECKADIVYRGKGLKKILAIIRGEYFPSVIENDSDFNFEELPYPDYGHYSSLDYFCILTSFGCPFRCTYCASHILYSDFYQRRVDDVIEEILYQINRGDYKNLAFYDDALLVNANKHFEKILDELIKRKISLYLHSPNGLHPKFIDYSLAIKMKMAGFKTIRIALETINPKRQYDTGGKVWNEDYVKAMDALQRAGFSEEEIGTYLFFGFPGQDLEEVVEGIKFIKDQGSQVNLVEYSPIPGTKMWMELIDKEIIPNNLDPLLQNNSVFFRKYSGISEDELQYLKSLIH; translated from the coding sequence ATGGCAACGAAAAAGTCCGCCAAAAGAGTGCTTCTTATTAATCCATGGATTTATGATTTTGCGGCTTTTGATTTTTGGCTAAAACCATTAGGGATTTTATATCTTCTATCCTTTCTTAAGCGAAATGAAATTGAGACATATTTCATAGATTGCCTCGATAGGCATGACAATGATTTGAGTTTATTGGGCGGAATTGGATTGATTAAGGATAAAAATTATGGCTGTGGTAATTTCCATAAGGAGAAAATAGAAAAGCCTGATATCTTAAAGGATGTGCCAAGGAATTATTATCGGTATGGATTGCCTCTTAAGATTGTCGAAGAAAAGATTTCGAAAATACCTGTGCCTGATTATGTGCTGATTACATCTATGATGACATATTGGTATCCTGCCATAAAAGATATTATCAAAATTGTAAGAGAATTTTTTCCAAAGACAAAAGTCATTCTTGGCGGCATCTATGCCTCCCTTTGTCCAAACCATGCTCTTGAGGAGTGCAAAGCTGATATAGTTTATAGAGGGAAGGGTTTAAAAAAAATTCTTGCGATAATTAGAGGTGAATATTTCCCATCAGTTATAGAAAATGATAGTGATTTTAATTTTGAAGAGTTGCCATATCCTGATTATGGGCATTATTCCTCTCTTGATTATTTTTGCATTCTAACATCATTTGGATGTCCGTTTAGATGCACTTATTGTGCTTCTCATATTCTATATAGCGATTTTTACCAGAGGAGAGTAGATGATGTCATTGAAGAGATTTTATATCAGATAAACAGAGGCGATTATAAAAATCTTGCATTTTATGATGATGCATTGCTTGTTAATGCAAATAAACATTTTGAGAAAATTTTGGACGAGTTAATAAAAAGGAAGATTAGCTTATACCTTCATTCTCCAAATGGATTACATCCAAAGTTTATTGATTATTCATTGGCAATTAAGATGAAGATGGCAGGTTTTAAGACAATTAGGATTGCCCTTGAAACAATAAATCCTAAACGCCAATATGATACAGGAGGTAAGGTTTGGAATGAAGATTATGTCAAGGCAATGGACGCATTACAAAGAGCAGGATTCAGTGAGGAAGAAATAGGCACTTATCTTTTTTTTGGGTTTCCGGGACAAGATTTAGAAGAAGTTGTTGAAGGAATCAAGTTCATTAAAGATCAAGGATCACAAGTTAATTTGGTTGAGTATTCTCCCATACCGGGCACTAAAATGTGGATGGAATTGATAGATAAAGAAATCATTCCTAACAATTTGGACCCGCTTCTTCAGAATAATTCCGTGTTTTTCAGGAAATATTCTGGTATATCAGAAGATGAGCTTCAATATCTTAAAAGTCTTATTCATTGA